ATCGCTCTGCTCCACCATACGCTCGAGTTCGTCGATCAGGTCGCGGTCGGCGCCCTCGGGCTCCGCTTCGGTCTGCTCGAGTTGCGCCAGGATGTCCTTCAGCCGATCGATCGTCGACAGGATCAGGGTCACCGCCTCGCCGGTCACGGCCTTGCCGTCCCGGAATTTCCCCATCAGCGTTTCAGCGGCGTGCGCCAAAGCTTCGAGGCGCGGCAGGCCGAGGAAGCCACAGGTCCCCTTGATGGTGTGAACAAGGCGGAAGATGTTATCGAGAATTTTCGCGTTGTTGGGGTCTTGCTCGAATTTGACCAGTTGAACGTCAACAAGATCGAGACTTTCGGTGGTCTCGGTGAGAAATTCACGAAGAAGATCATCCATGAAACACTGGCCCCAGAAACGCGAACGCAGCCGCTAACGCGGCCTTCAACAGTTGGCCAGTGTGTGGGCAAAGCCTTTATTTTTGGTTGAGTTGATCGATCCTTAATCGCGAAAATGACGCGCGATCAAGCCGACACGCAACGACAAACCGGCGCGTCCCAGCCGATTAATCAAGATTTAAGTTAACCTCTGCGCGTGGCTGTGATCAGGTCGCTGTCACGGCCACGGCATCGCCATCCAACGCAAGCTGCGCGTTGAGACCGCAAGCCTGCGCGAGCAACCGTGTGTAGTACGGCTGCACCGCATGCGCATCGACCGTAGCCTTCTGCACGCCGGCCAGCTGATCGGCGATGTTCTGCGGCAATCGCGCGTTCAGGCCGGCCGCGCGAACGCGAAAGCCACCCGTATCGCCGGCGCCAAGCGCATCGACGGTCAACATGCCGCCGCGCGGAATGGTCTGTTGCGCGATCACCAGCATGTTCAGGAGAAGCTTGACGCGATTCTTCGGCTGCAACGCGCGTGGCAGATTCCAGATGACCTTGGTCCTGTCGTCTTCGAGAAAGCCGCGAGTCATGTTCTCGGCGTCGCCAGTATCGATCTGCGCGCCGGCCGAGCCCGCAGCACCGAAGGCCAGCCTGCAGAATTGCAGCCGCGCCGATGCACTGCGCGCGCTCTTGCGGATCAGGTCGAGAGCGAAATCGCGATCGTCGGCATTCTTGGCGTCATCGAGCACCTCGAGTCCGTTGACGATCGCGCCGACCGGACTGATCAGGTCGTGGCAAACGCGCGAGCACAGCAGCGCCGCCAGATCGAGCGCATCCGGAGTGGGCGGTGCGGCAGTGTCGGCGGCCACGGCGGCGGTCGAAGGCGAAGCGGTCATGCAGGGCGGTCCTTGTCAAATGCGTCACGGGGAGCCGGCGCAGCGAATCAGGGCATCTTGGACCGATACATAGCAGGACAGCCAGGCACTCAGAAACGGTGCAAGATAGATGAGGTTTTCCAACCACTTCCGACCGGCCTTGACGACGCGTGACGTGCGCCATCGGCCATGCGACAAGCAGGCAAGCACAACCGCCGGCAAGGCGGCTCTCGCACGGCAAGACCTCATCTCATGACCCCCCCCGTTCCGACGCAGCCAATCATCGACCAGACCATGGCGCCTTCGCTGCTCGAACCGCTCACCGACCTGGTGGTGGCGGCATCGGCGGCAATTCTCGAGGTGGCGCGTCGCGAGGTCTCCGCCGAGAGCAAACAGGACGGCTCACCGGTGACGGAAGCCGATCTCGCAGCCGACCGCATTATCGTCGACGGGCTGACGCGGTTGATGCCGGCGGTGCCGGTCGTTTCCGAGGAGCGCGTCGATCGTTCGACCGGCCCTTATCTGGCGAGCTTTTTCATTGTCGACCCGCTCGACGGGACCCGCGAGTTCATTGCCGGACATGATGACTATACGGTCAATGTCGCCCTGGTCACGAACGGACGACCGCTGCTCGGGGTGATCAGCGCGCCAGCACTTGGTCTATTGTGGCGCGGCGTCGTCGGCTCCGGCGCCGAGCGGATGGAGCTCTCTGCCGATCCGGCGAAACGTGCAGCAAGCCTGGCGACGATACGGCCCCGACCGTGGCCCAGGGGGCCGTGGCTGGCCGCCGTCAGCCGATCACACGGCGACCCGCGCACCGACGCCTTTATCGATAGCCGTGGCGGCGCCGGCCGGGTGCCGATCGGATCGGCGCTGAAGTTCTGCCGGGTCGCTGAAGGCGCCGTCGATATCTATCCCCGCCTGTCGGCGATCTCGGAATGGGACATCGCCGCCGGCCATGCGATCCTGGAAGCGGCAGGTGGTGTCGTCACCGACAGCCGAGGACAGCCGATCCGTTTCGGCCAGCGCAAGGGCGAATTTGCCGTACCGGAATTCATCGCCTGGGGAGATGCCGCGCAAGCGCGCTAGCAGCAATCTAGCGCGAGAGGCTCTCGCGCAAGCTTGGCCACTGGCGTTGCGCCGCCTTCAGGAAACCCGACGGATCGGCAGCAAAGGCGGTCCGGCTGATGTCGCTTGAGAACAGAAATAGCCGCTGCGCATGGATCATCCAGATCTGCGGCAGGCCCTCGACGATCTTGCCCCGCGCCACATCGACCGGATCATAGCCGCCGAACTGGGGGCCATAGACTTGTGGGTGGCTGACGAAGGCTGCCCGATTGCCTTCATTGCGAAACCGCCAGATCGCCCCGTCCTGCACGGCTTCGTATCGCCCATCGCCCGGCATGGCTTTGGTTTCCGTAAAATAGGCCACCGGATCGAAGCCCGAGATCGCAAGTCCGGTCAGCCGGTTGATCACGATGCGCTCGGTCGTCGCTTGCGCTTGAACTGCGGATGCAGAGACCGTAGCGGCCCAAAGAACGGTCCACCAGACGCCCCAATTCCCCGACTCTTTCCTTTCCTGCCGCCGTAACGTCATAGTTGCCGCTGATAAAAGCTCGATTCGGGACGTTTCTGCAGTCTAGATGGGTTGCGTCAGCATCCGGTTAAGCGTTGGCTGGCCTGCTTGGATTCGTAAACGAGGGACCCCAAGAATGAAACTTGTTATGCGCCTTGCCGCGGTGTTGCTTGTCGCAATGATCGCCGGGACGCTGCCAGCACGCGCCCAGGGCGGGCCGCGCGCCAACCAGAGCCCACATACGTTCTCACCGGACGAAATCGTCAATGCCGGTCATCGGTTCTTCGGTAATGTCTCGCGCGGTCTCGCTTCGGTCATCGAACGCGCATTCAGCAATTGGGGCCAACCGAACGGCTATATCCTTGGCGAAGAAGGCAGCGGCGCCTTCGTTGCCGGCCTACGCTATGGCGAAGGCACGCTCTACACGAAGAATGCCGGTGACCTGCGGGTCTATTGGCAGGGCCCCTCGGTCGGCTTCGACTGGGGTGGCGACGGCGCCCGTACCATGATGCTGGTCTACAACCTACCCGCGACCGGCGCGATCTATCAGCGCTTCGCCGGCGTCAACGGCTCGGCCTATCTGGTCGGCGGCTTCGGGATGACGGCACTGACGTCCAATAACATCGTCGTCGTGCCAATCCGCTCCGGTGTCGGCCTGAGGCTTGGAGCCAATGTCGGCTACCTGAAGTTTACGCCGAACGCCACCTGGAACCCGTTCTGATCGGGGCAGCCACTCGAACTTCCTGAGTCCTGCAGCGCGCCTGCCCCGGGGTCTAAGCCATCCGGGCAGGACGCGGTCGAGCCTAGCTGGTGCGCATCGAAAACGGCCAGCCGTCCACAACCCGGCTATCGCACCCGCCCGATTCAGGTTAACGCGCTGTGCTGCTGGCGTCGTTCGGGCGGTCCATGGCATGGTAATCAAATCGTTAATTTGTCGGAGTTCGCCATGGTCGAACCGATCATCTATTTCGCGATCGGTTTTCTGGTCTCGACCCTTCTGGG
The sequence above is drawn from the Afipia sp. P52-10 genome and encodes:
- a CDS encoding YHS domain-containing (seleno)protein; this translates as MINRLTGLAISGFDPVAYFTETKAMPGDGRYEAVQDGAIWRFRNEGNRAAFVSHPQVYGPQFGGYDPVDVARGKIVEGLPQIWMIHAQRLFLFSSDISRTAFAADPSGFLKAAQRQWPSLRESLSR
- the cysQ gene encoding 3'(2'),5'-bisphosphate nucleotidase CysQ, translating into MTPPVPTQPIIDQTMAPSLLEPLTDLVVAASAAILEVARREVSAESKQDGSPVTEADLAADRIIVDGLTRLMPAVPVVSEERVDRSTGPYLASFFIVDPLDGTREFIAGHDDYTVNVALVTNGRPLLGVISAPALGLLWRGVVGSGAERMELSADPAKRAASLATIRPRPWPRGPWLAAVSRSHGDPRTDAFIDSRGGAGRVPIGSALKFCRVAEGAVDIYPRLSAISEWDIAAGHAILEAAGGVVTDSRGQPIRFGQRKGEFAVPEFIAWGDAAQAR
- the chpT gene encoding histidine phosphotransferase ChpT, which encodes MTASPSTAAVAADTAAPPTPDALDLAALLCSRVCHDLISPVGAIVNGLEVLDDAKNADDRDFALDLIRKSARSASARLQFCRLAFGAAGSAGAQIDTGDAENMTRGFLEDDRTKVIWNLPRALQPKNRVKLLLNMLVIAQQTIPRGGMLTVDALGAGDTGGFRVRAAGLNARLPQNIADQLAGVQKATVDAHAVQPYYTRLLAQACGLNAQLALDGDAVAVTAT
- a CDS encoding DUF1134 domain-containing protein, translating into MKLVMRLAAVLLVAMIAGTLPARAQGGPRANQSPHTFSPDEIVNAGHRFFGNVSRGLASVIERAFSNWGQPNGYILGEEGSGAFVAGLRYGEGTLYTKNAGDLRVYWQGPSVGFDWGGDGARTMMLVYNLPATGAIYQRFAGVNGSAYLVGGFGMTALTSNNIVVVPIRSGVGLRLGANVGYLKFTPNATWNPF